The Bacillus vallismortis genome window below encodes:
- a CDS encoding bifunctional UDP-sugar hydrolase/5'-nucleotidase, giving the protein MKEKLRLYHTNDLHSHFENWPKIVDYIEQKRKERQSDSGETLVFDIGDHLDRFHFVTEATFGKANVDLLNRLHIDGATIGNNEGITLPHEELAALYHHAEFPVIVSNLYDKNGNRPSWAVPYHIKSLKNGMHIAILGVTVPYYPVYDKLGWTVTDALESVKETIQEVKGQADIIVLLSHLGILDDQKVAEAVPEIDVILESHTHHLLEDGQVVNGVLLASAEKYGHYVGCVEITVDSVQRSIISKTASVQNMAEWTGESEETKAFLHEKEREAEDKLSDAVAELAQDAEVKWFEESELPLLLAFALKEWCGTDMSMVNSGVILGPLREGPVTKLDLHRICPHPINPVAVRLTGEELKETIVHAASEQMEQLRIKGLGFRGEVMGKMVYAGVDVETKRLDDGITHVTRVTLNGEEIDKHKQYSVAVLDMFTLGRLFPIIRDAPEKEYFMPEFLRDLLAWKLAQ; this is encoded by the coding sequence ATGAAAGAGAAGCTCCGCTTATATCATACCAATGATTTGCACAGCCATTTTGAAAACTGGCCGAAAATTGTAGATTATATCGAGCAGAAAAGAAAAGAGCGTCAATCAGACAGCGGAGAGACGCTCGTTTTTGATATTGGCGATCATCTTGATCGTTTTCATTTCGTGACAGAGGCGACTTTCGGAAAAGCGAATGTCGATCTCTTAAACCGTCTTCATATTGATGGAGCGACGATCGGCAATAACGAAGGGATCACGCTTCCGCATGAAGAGCTCGCTGCCTTATATCATCATGCTGAATTTCCCGTTATCGTCTCCAATCTATATGACAAAAACGGTAACCGTCCATCCTGGGCGGTTCCTTACCATATCAAATCATTGAAAAACGGTATGCACATTGCTATCTTAGGCGTAACCGTGCCGTATTATCCTGTCTATGACAAGCTGGGATGGACAGTAACTGATGCCCTTGAAAGCGTAAAGGAAACCATTCAGGAAGTGAAAGGGCAGGCCGACATCATCGTTCTGCTGTCGCATTTAGGCATTCTTGATGATCAGAAAGTGGCTGAAGCGGTCCCTGAGATTGATGTGATCCTCGAATCGCACACCCATCATTTGCTTGAAGATGGACAAGTGGTAAACGGCGTATTGCTTGCCAGCGCCGAGAAATACGGACATTATGTCGGCTGTGTAGAAATCACAGTCGACAGCGTACAGCGAAGCATCATCAGCAAAACAGCGTCTGTGCAGAACATGGCGGAATGGACAGGAGAATCCGAAGAAACAAAAGCGTTTCTTCATGAAAAAGAACGTGAAGCCGAAGATAAGTTGTCCGACGCCGTTGCGGAGCTTGCGCAAGATGCTGAGGTGAAGTGGTTTGAAGAATCAGAGCTGCCTTTGCTTTTGGCATTCGCGCTAAAGGAATGGTGCGGGACGGACATGAGTATGGTGAATTCCGGTGTCATTCTCGGTCCGCTGAGAGAGGGCCCTGTGACGAAGCTGGATCTGCACCGCATCTGTCCCCATCCGATCAACCCGGTGGCTGTCCGCCTGACGGGAGAAGAACTGAAAGAGACCATTGTCCATGCGGCTTCCGAACAAATGGAGCAGCTCCGGATCAAAGGGCTCGGTTTCCGCGGAGAAGTAATGGGGAAAATGGTATACGCGGGTGTTGATGTAGAAACGAAACGGCTGGATGACGGGATCACGCATGTCACACGCGTCACGCTGAACGGGGAAGAGATTGATAAACATAAACAATACTCCGTTGCCGTGCTTGACATGTTTACGCTCGGCAGACTGTTCCCGATCATCCGCGACGCCCCAGAAAAAGAATATTTTATGCCGGAGTTTTTGCGGGATCTGCTCGCATGGAAGCTCGCGCAATAA
- a CDS encoding sulfite exporter TauE/SafE family protein: MSFVILAVLGLVAGTVGSLIGLGGGIVIVPSLMFLSTVTPLYQDVTPQVAIGTSLLVIIFTGLSSTLAYIKYKTVDYKSGLIFFIGSGPGSILGAYVSKLFNSNSFSIWFGIFMILISLTLMLKAKARPVNKAHKGMIRTFQDEAGEPYTYSYQAPVGIAIAFVVGFLGGLFGIGGGSLMVPAMMLLFLFPPKVAVATSMFIIFLSSMTGSVSHIISGHVNWLYALALVPGAWIGGKLGAAINRKMKTKTIVMIMRIVLILIGCQLIYEGIFS, translated from the coding sequence ATGTCGTTTGTGATTTTGGCCGTACTGGGATTAGTTGCAGGTACGGTAGGAAGCCTGATTGGGCTTGGCGGCGGAATTGTCATCGTTCCGTCTCTGATGTTTTTGAGCACAGTGACGCCGCTGTATCAAGATGTGACGCCGCAGGTTGCGATTGGAACTTCGCTTTTGGTCATTATTTTTACGGGTCTTTCTTCAACTTTGGCTTATATTAAATATAAAACCGTTGATTATAAAAGCGGGCTCATATTTTTTATCGGTTCAGGGCCCGGCAGTATTCTCGGGGCTTACGTGTCAAAGCTGTTCAATTCAAACTCGTTTTCCATTTGGTTTGGCATTTTTATGATTCTGATTTCATTAACCTTAATGCTGAAAGCGAAAGCCCGGCCGGTCAACAAAGCTCATAAAGGAATGATTCGGACATTTCAGGATGAGGCTGGTGAGCCTTATACGTATTCATATCAGGCCCCTGTCGGCATTGCGATTGCTTTTGTTGTCGGCTTTTTAGGCGGGCTTTTCGGAATAGGCGGCGGATCGCTCATGGTTCCGGCGATGATGCTGTTATTCCTGTTTCCGCCGAAGGTTGCGGTGGCAACGTCCATGTTTATTATATTCCTGTCCTCAATGACAGGGTCTGTTTCACATATTATTTCCGGGCACGTCAATTGGCTGTACGCCCTCGCGCTTGTGCCCGGCGCTTGGATCGGCGGAAAGCTTGGCGCCGCCATCAACAGAAAAATGAAGACGAAAACGATCGTGATGATCATGCGGATCGTGTTGATTTTGATCGGCTGCCAGCTCATTTATGAAGGCATTTTCAGCTGA
- a CDS encoding DUF72 domain-containing protein gives MIYIGLTGWGDHDSIYPPKTASQKKLQAYSSHFPIVELDASFYAIQPARNNEKWVKETPETFQFIVKAYQGMTGHQRGDIPFDSKEEMFDAFKVSLTPYLHSNKLAMVLFQFPPWFDCKKENVAYLRWCKHQMGDIPCALEFRNRSWFSPPFYEQTLSFMKAEGWIHSVCDEPQIGEGSVPTVLRVTDENKTLVRFHGRNKQGWMKPDGGKNWREVRYLYRYNQQELADWKNHLNELQQQCKDVFVLFNNNSGGDAADNGKQMLELLDIEYSGLAPRQLDLF, from the coding sequence GTGATTTATATCGGACTGACGGGATGGGGGGATCATGACAGCATCTATCCGCCGAAAACGGCCAGCCAGAAAAAATTGCAGGCCTATTCCTCCCATTTTCCGATCGTTGAATTAGACGCGAGCTTTTACGCGATTCAGCCGGCGCGAAATAATGAAAAGTGGGTGAAGGAAACGCCGGAAACCTTCCAATTTATCGTGAAAGCGTATCAGGGCATGACGGGGCATCAGCGCGGCGACATTCCCTTTGACTCAAAAGAGGAGATGTTTGACGCGTTTAAGGTGTCTTTAACGCCATATTTACATAGCAATAAGCTCGCCATGGTGCTGTTTCAATTTCCGCCGTGGTTTGACTGCAAGAAGGAGAATGTCGCTTATTTGAGATGGTGCAAGCACCAAATGGGCGATATCCCATGCGCGCTTGAATTCAGAAACCGCTCCTGGTTCTCGCCGCCATTTTATGAGCAGACGCTTTCATTTATGAAAGCGGAAGGCTGGATTCACAGTGTCTGTGATGAACCGCAAATCGGAGAAGGCAGCGTGCCGACTGTGCTGCGCGTGACCGATGAAAACAAAACGCTTGTCAGGTTTCACGGACGCAACAAGCAGGGCTGGATGAAGCCTGATGGCGGGAAAAACTGGCGGGAGGTCCGGTACTTATACCGCTACAATCAACAGGAGCTTGCGGATTGGAAAAACCATCTGAATGAATTACAGCAGCAATGTAAGGATGTTTTTGTCCTGTTCAATAACAATTCCGGCGGAGACGCCGCGGATAACGGCAAGCAGATGCTTGAACTGCTTGATATCGAGTATAGCGGACTTGCTCCGAGACAGCTCGATTTATTTTAG
- a CDS encoding glycosyltransferase, which yields MKINLLTIGTRGDVQPFIALGKELSSRGHHVTICTEDAFKDLAEKNRLSFSAIRADYADLTQSEEGKNMLKGNPISIVRQLKTVIYPMMEQMLDDIWTVAQDADAIIYHPKVFGGYDLAEALHIPAFIAHPVPVIAPTRHFTNPVLPFAMRSGTLNRASFKINRLLTASFFSLVNKWRHETLGLSGKRSVFKDDSVLNGKHIPVLYGCSPSIIPFDQQWEGHVSMKGFWFLDEDAWTPPPELLHFLEAGPPPFTVSFSSMPLRNPDHILNMLQQAFKEAGQRAILLTGWSGIKRTTDSPHIFTAGSMPHSWIFPQSRAVIHHGGAGTTAAALKAGKPMIICPFSGDQPFWARKMRDIGVAAAPLKEKKMSVEAFVSRIHELVSNHTYSQRASEAAALIKKEDGVRHTADFIEEKLEEKTPAT from the coding sequence ATGAAAATTAACCTGCTTACGATTGGTACGAGGGGCGATGTACAGCCTTTTATCGCATTGGGCAAAGAATTATCCAGCCGCGGTCATCATGTGACGATTTGCACTGAAGACGCGTTCAAAGATCTAGCGGAGAAAAACAGGCTCTCCTTTTCAGCCATCAGAGCCGATTACGCAGATTTGACGCAATCAGAAGAAGGGAAAAACATGCTGAAAGGAAATCCGATATCAATCGTCAGACAACTGAAAACCGTCATTTACCCAATGATGGAACAAATGTTAGACGATATTTGGACGGTCGCTCAAGATGCCGATGCAATCATTTATCATCCTAAAGTATTTGGCGGTTATGATCTTGCCGAAGCCCTGCACATCCCCGCCTTTATCGCTCACCCCGTTCCTGTTATAGCTCCCACCCGCCATTTTACAAATCCTGTCCTGCCATTTGCCATGCGGAGCGGAACGCTTAACAGGGCCAGTTTTAAAATCAATCGATTATTAACCGCATCATTTTTTTCGCTGGTTAACAAGTGGAGACATGAGACACTCGGCCTGTCTGGTAAACGTTCTGTTTTTAAGGATGATTCCGTACTGAATGGAAAGCATATTCCTGTTCTGTATGGATGCAGCCCTTCCATCATTCCCTTTGACCAACAATGGGAAGGTCATGTTTCAATGAAGGGATTCTGGTTTTTAGACGAAGATGCCTGGACCCCTCCACCTGAGCTGTTGCATTTTTTAGAAGCGGGGCCGCCTCCTTTTACCGTTAGCTTTAGCAGTATGCCATTACGAAACCCGGATCACATACTGAACATGCTTCAGCAAGCATTCAAAGAAGCCGGGCAGCGCGCCATTTTGCTGACGGGCTGGAGCGGGATCAAACGGACAACAGATTCACCTCATATTTTCACAGCCGGGTCCATGCCTCACAGCTGGATTTTTCCTCAATCACGAGCAGTCATTCATCATGGTGGCGCCGGGACTACGGCCGCGGCATTGAAAGCTGGCAAACCAATGATAATATGCCCATTCTCTGGGGATCAGCCTTTTTGGGCAAGAAAAATGCGAGACATCGGAGTGGCTGCTGCCCCTCTGAAAGAAAAAAAGATGTCAGTTGAAGCCTTCGTTTCCAGAATCCACGAACTGGTCTCCAACCATACGTATTCTCAACGGGCTTCTGAAGCTGCAGCTCTTATTAAAAAAGAAGATGGAGTAAGACATACTGCGGACTTTATTGAAGAAAAACTAGAGGAAAAAACCCCGGCAACATAA
- a CDS encoding allantoinase, translated as MNYDMVIKGAKAVTPSGVKEADIAVRNGIIAEIGSAIEAGGTAVVQASGQYVFPGAVDCHVHFNEPGREDWEGIETGSQMMAAGGCTTYFDMPLNCIPSTVTAEHLLAKAELGRQKSAVDFALWGGLVPGHIEDIRPMAEAGAIGFKAFLSKSGTDEFTSVDERTLLKGMAEIAAAGKILALHAESDAITSYLQMVLANKGRVDADAYAASRPEEAEAEAVYRTIQYAKATGCPVHFVHISTAKAVRLIREAKQEGLDVSVETCPHYLLFSHDDLREKGSAAKCAPPLRSPQSKEALIEALIAGHIDMVSSDHSPCRPSLKREDNLFLSWGGISGGQFTLLGMLELALEHQIPFETIAEWTAAAPARRFGLQQKGRLEEGCDADFVLVGMEPYTVTRESMFAKHKLSLYEGHTFPCRISATYSKGRCVYSGRDKAERANDGAMVVPS; from the coding sequence ATGAATTACGATATGGTGATAAAAGGTGCGAAAGCAGTTACGCCAAGTGGCGTGAAAGAAGCTGATATTGCAGTGCGAAACGGCATCATTGCCGAGATTGGATCTGCCATTGAAGCAGGCGGGACAGCTGTTGTACAGGCCAGCGGACAATATGTGTTTCCGGGTGCGGTAGACTGCCATGTTCATTTCAATGAACCGGGCAGAGAGGACTGGGAGGGGATTGAAACAGGTTCTCAAATGATGGCCGCAGGCGGCTGCACCACTTATTTTGATATGCCGCTCAATTGCATTCCATCAACCGTGACGGCAGAACATCTTCTCGCAAAAGCAGAACTCGGCAGGCAAAAATCAGCCGTGGATTTTGCGCTATGGGGCGGCCTCGTGCCCGGCCATATCGAGGACATCCGCCCAATGGCCGAGGCGGGAGCGATCGGGTTTAAAGCGTTTTTATCAAAATCAGGCACAGACGAGTTCACCTCTGTTGATGAACGGACATTGCTCAAAGGCATGGCAGAAATCGCGGCTGCAGGAAAAATTCTCGCTCTTCACGCGGAGAGTGACGCGATCACAAGCTATTTGCAGATGGTTTTGGCCAATAAAGGAAGGGTGGATGCGGATGCGTACGCCGCCTCCCGCCCGGAGGAAGCCGAAGCTGAAGCGGTATATCGCACGATACAGTATGCGAAGGCGACGGGGTGTCCGGTTCATTTTGTCCATATCAGCACGGCGAAAGCGGTTCGGCTGATCAGGGAGGCGAAACAGGAAGGCCTTGATGTTTCGGTCGAAACATGCCCGCATTATCTCTTGTTCAGCCACGATGATTTACGTGAAAAGGGCTCTGCCGCAAAATGCGCGCCCCCGCTCCGTTCACCGCAATCAAAGGAGGCGCTGATCGAGGCGCTCATTGCGGGGCATATTGACATGGTCTCCTCTGACCATTCTCCTTGCCGTCCGTCCTTAAAGCGGGAGGATAATTTGTTTTTATCATGGGGCGGAATCAGCGGCGGGCAGTTCACTTTATTAGGAATGCTGGAACTGGCGCTTGAGCATCAGATTCCGTTTGAAACCATCGCTGAATGGACAGCGGCAGCCCCTGCGAGACGATTCGGCCTGCAGCAAAAAGGGCGGCTTGAAGAGGGATGTGATGCGGATTTTGTCCTCGTCGGCATGGAGCCGTACACTGTCACGAGAGAATCGATGTTTGCAAAGCATAAGCTAAGCCTTTACGAAGGACATACATTTCCCTGCCGCATTTCGGCCACATACAGTAAAGGCCGGTGCGTGTACAGCGGCAGGGACAAAGCAGAAAGAGCAAATGACGGAGCCATGGTCGTTCCATCGTAA
- the pucR gene encoding purine catabolism transcriptional regulator PucR: MNILDVMKIPAYENAHLIAGKAGGEREVQHVNMMDAPDIADFLHKNELLVTTAYHLKDHPHQLSKLIQQMAKRGCAGLGIKTKRYLEDIPKEIIELADSYAFPIIELPEHIRLGDIVNATLSHILDMRSNELRQAIYAHKKFTNHIMSGKGLQSLLKKVSDLLQLPVLLLDQHAKMLSASHQISFETEKLKGTLNTISGPFFTCFSAVSDQKTYSVLPIYNHEKNCGYLLILDMVQAGDKGLVLTIEQAANVISFELLKENALKQYGRRARNEFFSNFIERSFSSDEEIKNRAKEFKLRWDQKYMCIAGKLDRNDESISFTENQLASDSVFEFLEGELSAFPFPPHLFIKGNVGIILIEATDSWSEMHASVISFLEQFQTQVKAQFKRTVSFGISNICQKLIDIPDAFTEASDALQSGHLSRSTAFIQVYHAKDVPELLRLLPVEDLKKFYHSTLQSLAEKQQEDQSLLHTLSVYLETHCQISETAKRLYVHRNTVIYRLEKCEELLGKSLKDPDTTMRLRLALRMQRLIS; encoded by the coding sequence ATGAATATTTTAGATGTGATGAAAATACCGGCTTATGAAAACGCCCATTTAATCGCGGGAAAAGCAGGAGGAGAAAGAGAGGTTCAGCATGTCAATATGATGGATGCTCCGGATATCGCAGACTTTCTGCATAAAAATGAATTGCTCGTCACCACCGCCTATCACCTGAAAGATCATCCGCACCAGTTATCAAAACTGATTCAGCAAATGGCAAAACGCGGCTGCGCGGGCCTAGGCATTAAAACAAAACGCTACCTAGAGGATATCCCGAAGGAAATTATCGAGCTGGCCGATTCATACGCGTTCCCGATTATTGAGCTTCCCGAACACATCCGCCTCGGCGATATTGTGAATGCCACACTCAGCCATATTCTCGATATGCGTTCTAACGAGCTGCGGCAAGCCATTTACGCGCACAAAAAATTCACAAACCACATTATGAGCGGCAAAGGGCTGCAATCTCTCCTCAAAAAGGTGTCAGACCTCCTTCAGCTTCCCGTACTGCTGCTTGACCAGCATGCTAAAATGCTGTCTGCTTCCCATCAGATTTCATTTGAAACCGAAAAGCTGAAAGGAACCCTGAATACCATATCAGGGCCGTTTTTCACTTGTTTCTCTGCGGTCTCGGACCAGAAAACCTATTCTGTCCTTCCTATTTATAATCACGAAAAAAACTGCGGCTACCTGCTGATACTTGACATGGTGCAGGCCGGCGACAAAGGATTGGTTCTCACGATTGAACAAGCGGCCAACGTGATTTCTTTTGAACTGCTGAAGGAAAATGCGCTGAAGCAATACGGGCGGCGGGCGCGCAATGAGTTTTTCAGCAATTTTATTGAACGGTCATTTTCTTCAGACGAGGAAATCAAAAACCGGGCGAAGGAATTTAAGCTGCGCTGGGATCAAAAATATATGTGCATCGCCGGAAAACTCGACCGAAATGACGAATCGATCAGCTTTACAGAAAATCAGCTCGCCTCCGACAGCGTATTCGAGTTTCTTGAAGGCGAATTATCGGCCTTCCCGTTTCCGCCCCATCTCTTTATTAAAGGAAATGTCGGCATTATTCTGATCGAAGCGACAGACAGCTGGAGTGAAATGCACGCCTCAGTGATCAGCTTTTTAGAGCAGTTCCAAACACAAGTCAAAGCTCAATTTAAACGGACTGTGTCCTTTGGCATCAGCAATATATGCCAAAAGCTCATTGATATTCCCGACGCTTTCACAGAGGCATCTGATGCCCTGCAATCAGGGCATTTGTCAAGAAGCACGGCGTTTATTCAGGTGTATCACGCCAAAGATGTGCCTGAGCTTCTTCGCCTGCTCCCGGTTGAGGATTTGAAGAAATTTTATCACTCGACACTTCAAAGCCTCGCTGAAAAACAGCAGGAGGATCAAAGCCTGCTTCATACGCTGTCCGTCTATTTAGAGACACACTGCCAAATTTCCGAGACGGCAAAGCGTCTGTACGTTCACCGGAATACGGTCATCTACCGCCTTGAAAAATGTGAGGAACTGCTGGGCAAAAGCTTAAAAGACCCTGACACGACGATGCGTTTGCGGCTTGCCTTGCGGATGCAGCGGCTGATCAGCTAA